The segment CATCGGGCAGACCGTCAGCGAGGCCCTCACCGGGTATCTGATCGGCAACGGCCTCGCCCTGGGCCTGGCCGTACTGGTCCTGCTGGTGCCGGTGCTGGAGCGGGTGATCACGCAGATCGCGGTGGCCTCGTACTGCCTGCCGATGGTGGCGATCGGCCCGATCCTGTCCCTGGTCCTGGACGGCGACAAACCCATGTCCGCCATGGCGGGGCTGTCGGTGTTCTTCACCACCCTCATCGGCGCCCTGCTCGGGCTGCGCTCGGCCGATCCGGCCTCACTGGACCTGGTCCGCGCCTACGGCGGCGGCCGCTGGCAGCAGATGCTGCGCGTGCGCCTGATCGCCGCCCTGCCCAGCACCCTGGCCGCGCTCAAGATCGCCGGACCCGCCGCGCTGCTCGGCGCGATCATCGGCGAGTACCTCGGTCGCGTCGACAGCGGCCTGGGCATCGCCATGACCATCGCCCAACAACAACTCGACGTGCCCCGCACCTGGGGCATCGCCCTGGTCTCGGGCGCGGTGGCCGGCGTCGCGTACGGCGTGGTCGGACTCATCTCCCGCTACGCCCTGCCCTGGTCACGCACAACGACAGTGGAAGGCGCCGGCACATGAGCACCACCACCGCCGCAACGGCAACGCCCGCCCTGCGCTGGGTCATCGGCGCGCTGCGCCCGTTCGTGAACGTGATCGTGACGATGGCGGCCGTGGTCGTCCTGTGGATCATCTTCCTGCAGGTCTACGACCTCGACCCCCTGGTCGCCAAATCACCCATCGATATATTCCGTTACCTCTTCTCCGGCACCGACGCGGGCGCCCACCGCTCCCTGGTCTCCTCCGGCCTGGGCCGCACCCTCCTGGACGCCGGACTCGGCTTCATCGCCGGACTCATCGCGGCCGTCGTCGTGGCGGTGGTCTTCGTCCTGCTGCGCAGCGTGGAGCAGGCGCTGCTGCCGATGGCGGTCGTGGTGCGGTCGGTGCCGCTGGTGGCGCTGACCCCGCTGATCACCCTCATCTTCGGCCGCGGCCTCATGGCCACCACCGTCATCAGCGGCCTCATCGTTTTCTTCCCCGCCCTGGTCACCATGACCTTCGGCCTGCGCTCCGCCTCCCGCCAAGCCGCCGACCTCTGCCGCGCCTACGGCGCCGGCGGCTGGACCATCGCCCGCAAAGTCATGCTCCCCAGCGCCGTCCCCGCCTTCTTCGCCAGCGCCCGCGTCGGGGTGCCAGGGGCCCTGATCGGCGCGATGCTCGCGGAGTGGCTGTCGACGGGACAGGGACTGGGCTACGCCATGCTCAAGGACTCCTCGACGTTCGACTACGACCACCTGTGGGCCTCCGTCGCCGTCCTCACCGCCGCATCCGCGCTCGCGTACAACATCATCGCGGCCATCGAAACCATCGCCCTCGCCCGCTTCGCCCCCAACATCCGCACCGGTTCATGACCGATTCCGTCACACTGGAGCCCTGCTCAATGGATGCTTCCGCCCTCGCGACCACGTTCGGCGCCCAACTCCCCTCCTGGGTGCTGTCCGAACTGGCCGCCGTGCCCGAGACCCTGCCCACCGACGAGGACCGGGTCCGGCTCGCCAACCGCCTCGCTGAACGCAACCACCGCGAGGACACCGGCGGCCCCTTCGCCGCCCTGGTCGTCGAGACCACGACCGGACGGCTCGTGTCCGCCGGAGTCAACCTCGTCCTGACCTCCGGGCTCTCCTCCACCCACGCCGAAGTCGTCGCCCTCTCCCTCGCCCAGACCCGCCTCGGCGCCTGGGACCTCGGCGCCCCCGGCGGCCCCGACCTCGAACTGGTCGTCAACTGGCGCCCCTGCGCCATGTGCTACGGCGCCGCGATGTGGTCCGGGGTCAGGCGTCTGCTCATCGCCGGCGAAGGCCCCGAAGTCGAGCACCTCACCGGCTTCGACGAAGGCCCCATGCGCGAGGACTGGGCCCAGCAGTTCGAACAGCGCGGCATCCAGGTCGTCACCGGCGTACTCCGCGACGAGGCCGTC is part of the Streptomyces sp. NBC_01262 genome and harbors:
- a CDS encoding nucleoside deaminase codes for the protein MDASALATTFGAQLPSWVLSELAAVPETLPTDEDRVRLANRLAERNHREDTGGPFAALVVETTTGRLVSAGVNLVLTSGLSSTHAEVVALSLAQTRLGAWDLGAPGGPDLELVVNWRPCAMCYGAAMWSGVRRLLIAGEGPEVEHLTGFDEGPMREDWAQQFEQRGIQVVTGVLRDEAVEVFRAYGARDDAVVYNARGAVTTS
- a CDS encoding ABC transporter permease — encoded protein: MTSRRSAWTGGAVGIVALLGAWALLSTTVVSTGDGVPTPWAVVASVFDDGWTFYSPHIGQTVSEALTGYLIGNGLALGLAVLVLLVPVLERVITQIAVASYCLPMVAIGPILSLVLDGDKPMSAMAGLSVFFTTLIGALLGLRSADPASLDLVRAYGGGRWQQMLRVRLIAALPSTLAALKIAGPAALLGAIIGEYLGRVDSGLGIAMTIAQQQLDVPRTWGIALVSGAVAGVAYGVVGLISRYALPWSRTTTVEGAGT
- a CDS encoding ABC transporter permease encodes the protein MSTTTAATATPALRWVIGALRPFVNVIVTMAAVVVLWIIFLQVYDLDPLVAKSPIDIFRYLFSGTDAGAHRSLVSSGLGRTLLDAGLGFIAGLIAAVVVAVVFVLLRSVEQALLPMAVVVRSVPLVALTPLITLIFGRGLMATTVISGLIVFFPALVTMTFGLRSASRQAADLCRAYGAGGWTIARKVMLPSAVPAFFASARVGVPGALIGAMLAEWLSTGQGLGYAMLKDSSTFDYDHLWASVAVLTAASALAYNIIAAIETIALARFAPNIRTGS